A single Natrinema pellirubrum DSM 15624 DNA region contains:
- the larC gene encoding nickel pincer cofactor biosynthesis protein LarC translates to MRILAFDGRMGASGDMILAALIDAGADADVLEPVTDALPVAYRIDDTEKTGIGATTADVVFPDDDHAHDHDHADGDGAHDHDQSHGHDHSHEQADTEGGHTHETAGDGTDTPAEGHGPHRSYREVCEIVQGMDLEPAIEADALAIFELLGEAEAAVHGEDLESIHFHEVGADDAIADVVGAAALLHDLEPDRVVTTPLATGGGTVSMSHGEYPVPTPAVVELAQRADWSLRGGPVDAELLTPTGAAILAHVADGVDSLPALDLESSGYGAGGYDLDPHPNVLRTLVGTGEGTLVKDDIAVLETNLDDATPEVLGGLQETLADAGARDVSILPATMKKSRPGHLVKVICKPADRERVARALAEETGTLGVRDAGATHRWIAEREFETVCLEVDGDEYEVTVKIASGADGEVYDVSAEYDDAKAVAQATTLPVRAVVERAEAAARVDRAAE, encoded by the coding sequence ATGCGAATCCTCGCGTTCGACGGCCGAATGGGAGCCAGCGGCGATATGATCCTTGCCGCGCTCATAGACGCCGGTGCCGACGCCGACGTCCTCGAGCCGGTAACCGACGCGCTGCCGGTGGCCTACCGGATCGACGACACCGAAAAGACCGGGATCGGGGCCACGACGGCCGACGTCGTCTTCCCCGACGACGATCACGCACACGACCACGATCACGCCGACGGGGACGGTGCGCACGATCACGATCAGTCCCACGGCCACGATCATTCTCACGAGCAGGCCGACACGGAGGGCGGGCACACACACGAGACGGCAGGCGACGGTACCGACACTCCCGCAGAGGGCCACGGCCCCCATCGCAGCTACCGCGAGGTCTGCGAGATCGTCCAGGGGATGGACCTCGAGCCGGCGATCGAAGCCGACGCGCTCGCGATCTTCGAACTGCTCGGCGAGGCCGAGGCCGCCGTCCACGGCGAGGACCTCGAGTCGATCCACTTCCACGAGGTCGGGGCCGACGACGCGATCGCGGACGTGGTCGGCGCGGCGGCCCTACTGCACGACCTCGAGCCCGATCGCGTCGTCACGACCCCGCTCGCGACCGGCGGCGGGACGGTCTCGATGAGCCACGGCGAGTACCCCGTCCCCACGCCGGCGGTGGTCGAACTCGCCCAGCGGGCCGACTGGTCGCTGCGGGGCGGTCCCGTCGACGCCGAACTCCTGACGCCGACCGGCGCGGCCATCCTGGCACACGTCGCCGACGGCGTCGACTCGCTGCCCGCGCTCGACCTCGAGTCATCGGGCTACGGCGCGGGCGGCTACGATCTCGACCCGCATCCGAACGTGCTTCGCACGCTGGTCGGAACCGGCGAGGGGACGCTGGTGAAAGACGACATCGCCGTCCTCGAGACCAATCTCGACGACGCGACGCCGGAAGTGCTGGGTGGCCTGCAGGAGACCCTTGCGGACGCGGGCGCGCGAGACGTGTCGATCCTGCCCGCGACGATGAAAAAGTCCCGACCCGGGCATCTGGTGAAGGTCATCTGTAAACCGGCGGATCGGGAACGGGTCGCTCGAGCGCTGGCCGAGGAGACCGGGACGCTCGGCGTCCGGGATGCGGGGGCCACGCATCGATGGATCGCCGAGCGGGAGTTCGAGACTGTGTGCCTCGAGGTTGACGGCGACGAGTACGAGGTTACCGTGAAAATCGCGAGCGGTGCCGATGGAGAGGTGTACGACGTGAGTGCGGAGTACGATGATGCGAAAGCGGTGGCTCAAGCGACGACGCTCCCGGTTCGAGCCGTCGTCGAGCGGGCGGAAGCGGCCGCTCGAGTTGATCGGGCGGCCGAGTGA
- a CDS encoding shikimate kinase, translating into MDGRAVAPAAGTVLNALATGTGSAFAIDLETTASVELTHDGDVVGEVAGRPEADTTLVERCVELTVAEYAAAAGLDESTVGARVTTESDVPMASGLKSSSAAANATVLATLDALEVADAVERIEACRLGVRAARDAGVTVTGAFDDASASMLGGVTVTDNTADALLAREEIDWHALVYTPPEQSYSADADVSACERIAPMARLVEELALEERYGEAMTVNGFAFAAALEFPTGPILEALPDAAGVSLSGTGPSYVAVGERDALEAVQERWTDRDGRTRLLQTRTDGTQRL; encoded by the coding sequence ATGGACGGCCGTGCTGTCGCACCCGCAGCCGGGACGGTACTCAACGCACTCGCGACCGGCACCGGGTCGGCGTTCGCGATCGACCTCGAGACGACGGCCAGCGTCGAACTCACCCACGACGGCGACGTCGTCGGCGAGGTCGCCGGCCGGCCCGAGGCCGATACGACGCTCGTCGAGCGCTGTGTCGAACTGACGGTCGCCGAGTACGCGGCCGCCGCGGGCTTAGACGAGTCCACCGTCGGCGCCCGCGTGACAACCGAAAGCGACGTGCCGATGGCCTCCGGCCTGAAGAGTTCCAGCGCCGCCGCGAACGCGACGGTCCTCGCGACGCTCGACGCGCTCGAGGTCGCCGACGCGGTCGAACGGATCGAAGCCTGCCGGCTCGGCGTCCGGGCCGCCCGCGACGCCGGCGTCACCGTCACCGGTGCCTTCGACGACGCCAGCGCCAGCATGCTCGGCGGCGTGACCGTCACCGATAACACGGCCGACGCCCTGCTCGCCCGCGAGGAGATCGACTGGCACGCGCTCGTGTATACCCCGCCCGAACAGTCCTACAGCGCCGACGCCGACGTCTCGGCCTGCGAGCGCATCGCGCCGATGGCCCGACTCGTCGAGGAACTCGCACTCGAGGAGCGCTACGGCGAGGCCATGACTGTCAACGGCTTCGCGTTCGCCGCGGCCCTCGAGTTCCCGACCGGGCCGATACTCGAGGCCCTCCCCGACGCCGCCGGCGTCTCCTTGTCCGGCACCGGCCCGAGCTACGTCGCCGTCGGGGAACGGGACGCGCTCGAGGCGGTACAGGAGCGCTGGACCGACCGGGACGGACGGACGCGGCTACTGCAGACGCGGACTGATGGTACGCAACGACTATGA
- a CDS encoding ribonucleotide-diphosphate reductase subunit beta, translated as MSADEPAMQLDTGIRSHNYYRNAVEKHWDPHEVDLEADREGAAELSEPAFEGLKQSLALFGAGEESVTEDLAPLAVVLEDINDQMFLTTQLYEESKHTDFFDRYWREVIHAEEKRRGQELSSPTDEKWYNEPYDELFERNEQAMARLLEDDTPENRARAHCHYHLTIEGILAQTGYYGLTLAYGENEPELPDLPGLVEGLKLVRSDEGRHVGFGMAKLKSLVGDGEVEPDLLRETVDELVPLVQESLAGDGGASSESGPGPSPSELADYAYTKHEQRMQQITSASEKIPDVEELTELEN; from the coding sequence ATGAGCGCTGATGAGCCGGCAATGCAACTCGATACGGGAATTCGCTCGCACAACTACTACCGAAACGCGGTCGAGAAACACTGGGACCCCCACGAGGTCGATCTCGAGGCAGACCGCGAGGGAGCGGCCGAACTCTCCGAGCCGGCCTTCGAGGGGCTCAAGCAGTCGCTCGCGTTGTTCGGCGCTGGCGAAGAATCGGTGACCGAAGACCTCGCGCCGCTGGCCGTCGTCCTCGAGGACATCAACGACCAGATGTTCCTCACGACCCAGCTCTACGAGGAGTCGAAACATACGGACTTCTTCGACCGCTACTGGCGGGAAGTCATCCACGCCGAGGAGAAGCGCCGCGGGCAGGAGCTATCGTCGCCGACCGACGAGAAGTGGTACAACGAGCCGTACGACGAACTGTTCGAGCGCAACGAGCAGGCGATGGCACGGCTGCTCGAGGACGACACCCCCGAAAACCGTGCGCGTGCACACTGTCACTATCATCTGACGATCGAAGGAATCCTCGCCCAGACCGGCTACTACGGCCTCACGCTTGCCTACGGCGAAAACGAGCCCGAACTCCCCGACCTACCGGGGCTGGTCGAGGGGCTCAAACTGGTCCGCAGCGACGAGGGTCGCCACGTCGGCTTCGGGATGGCCAAACTCAAGTCGCTCGTGGGCGACGGCGAGGTCGAGCCGGACCTCCTCCGGGAGACGGTCGACGAACTGGTGCCGCTCGTCCAGGAGAGTCTGGCCGGTGACGGCGGTGCAAGCTCCGAGAGCGGCCCCGGCCCGAGCCCGTCTGAACTGGCCGATTACGCCTACACGAAACACGAACAGCGCATGCAACAGATCACCTCGGCCAGCGAGAAGATTCCCGACGTCGAGGAACTGACCGAACTCGAGAACTGA
- a CDS encoding DUF7382 domain-containing protein, protein MSSNRTESDSRDGPHRSLSSFARDDRAIEGLPIRLVIALVVGVAALAIMLNMLGGIGSVGDTEVTVKIADDDQVIEADATGSDAKVDVYAIDENGNNVSDATIVATADSAQLDGVLDKSTGDNNHAQLDFSGDQSLRADQDMGAIQLEVIPPSDSNYIDEQPNPNIRVVSR, encoded by the coding sequence ATGAGTTCGAACCGGACTGAGTCCGATTCGAGGGACGGACCGCATCGATCACTGTCGTCGTTCGCCCGCGACGACCGCGCGATCGAGGGACTGCCGATCCGGCTAGTCATCGCGCTGGTCGTCGGGGTCGCGGCGCTCGCGATCATGCTGAACATGCTCGGCGGGATCGGTAGCGTCGGCGATACGGAAGTGACCGTGAAGATCGCCGACGACGATCAGGTGATCGAGGCGGACGCGACCGGAAGCGACGCGAAGGTAGACGTCTACGCGATCGACGAGAACGGGAACAACGTCTCGGATGCAACCATCGTCGCGACCGCCGACTCGGCGCAACTCGACGGCGTCCTCGATAAATCGACCGGCGACAACAATCACGCACAGCTCGATTTCAGCGGTGACCAGAGCCTGCGGGCCGACCAGGACATGGGAGCGATCCAGCTCGAGGTGATCCCGCCGTCGGACAGCAACTACATCGACGAGCAGCCGAACCCGAACATTCGGGTCGTCTCCCGATGA
- a CDS encoding CDC48 family AAA ATPase, translated as MNEVQLEVAKAYPNDSGRGIARLDPDTLLHLKLSPGDIIEIEGADTTAAKVWRADRQDWNTDTVRIDGFTRQNADVGIGERVTIRKAEATKADKLVLAPPEEASVQFGSDAAGMVKRQILKRPVVGRDIVPVMSSTNHPFMRSPGQAIPLIAVETEPEGVVLITEDTDVELREEPISGFEKTGGGITYEDIGGLQNEIQRVREMVELPMKHPQIFKKLGIEPPQGVLLHGPPGTGKTLLAKAVANETSASFFSIAGPEIISKYYGESEQQLREIFEDATEESPSIIFIDELDSIAPKREDVTGEVERRVVAQLLTMMDGLESRGQVIVIAATNRVDSVDPALRRPGRFDREIEIGVPDETGREEILQIHTRGMPLSDDVSLGHLADETHGFVGADIESLTKEAAMKALRRYLPEIDLDEEDIPPSLIDRMIVKREDFRGALNEVEPSAMREVLVELPKISWDDVGGLHDAKDQVQESVEWPLSNPERFDRLGVDPPAGVLLYGPPGTGKTLMAKAVANETNANFISVRGPQLLSKWVGESEKAIRQTFRKARQVSPTVIFFDELDALAPGRGGETGSNVSERVVNQLLTELDGLEDMGDVMVIGATNRPDMIDPALLRSGRFDRLVMIGQPDVDGRERILEIHTQDTPLAADVTLREIAEITDGYVGSDLESIAREAAIEALREDEEADVVEMRHFRQAMENVRPTITDDILDYYERIEEEFRGGGGGGPDPTGRRGSRIGFQ; from the coding sequence ATGAACGAAGTCCAACTGGAGGTTGCGAAGGCGTACCCGAACGATTCGGGTCGTGGTATCGCCCGACTCGACCCGGACACGCTGTTGCATCTGAAGCTGAGTCCGGGCGACATCATCGAGATCGAGGGTGCAGACACCACTGCCGCGAAGGTCTGGCGTGCCGACCGGCAGGACTGGAACACCGACACCGTCCGCATCGACGGTTTCACGCGCCAGAACGCCGACGTCGGTATCGGCGAGCGGGTGACGATCCGCAAGGCCGAGGCGACGAAAGCCGACAAGCTCGTTCTCGCGCCGCCGGAGGAGGCGTCGGTCCAGTTCGGCTCCGACGCCGCCGGCATGGTGAAACGCCAGATCCTCAAGCGGCCGGTCGTCGGTCGCGACATCGTTCCGGTGATGTCCTCAACGAACCATCCGTTCATGCGGTCGCCCGGACAGGCGATCCCGCTGATCGCCGTCGAAACCGAGCCCGAGGGGGTGGTCCTCATCACCGAGGACACCGACGTCGAACTCCGCGAGGAGCCGATTTCGGGCTTCGAGAAGACCGGAGGCGGGATCACCTACGAGGACATCGGTGGCCTCCAAAACGAGATCCAGCGGGTCAGGGAGATGGTCGAACTCCCGATGAAACACCCGCAGATATTCAAGAAACTCGGCATCGAGCCGCCACAAGGTGTCCTCCTGCACGGCCCGCCGGGCACTGGGAAAACGCTGCTCGCGAAGGCCGTCGCCAACGAGACCTCCGCCAGTTTCTTCTCTATCGCCGGGCCGGAGATCATCTCGAAGTACTACGGCGAGTCCGAACAGCAACTCAGGGAGATCTTCGAGGACGCGACCGAGGAGTCGCCCTCGATCATCTTCATCGACGAACTCGACTCCATCGCGCCCAAACGCGAGGACGTCACCGGCGAAGTCGAACGCCGCGTCGTCGCCCAGCTGCTGACGATGATGGACGGCCTCGAGTCACGAGGCCAGGTCATCGTCATCGCGGCGACTAACCGCGTCGACAGCGTCGATCCCGCCCTCCGACGGCCGGGCCGGTTCGACCGCGAGATCGAAATCGGCGTCCCCGACGAGACGGGCCGCGAGGAGATCCTGCAGATCCACACCCGCGGGATGCCCCTCTCGGACGACGTCAGCCTCGGTCACCTGGCCGACGAGACCCACGGTTTCGTCGGGGCCGACATCGAGAGTCTGACCAAGGAGGCCGCGATGAAGGCGCTGCGCCGGTACCTCCCCGAGATCGATCTCGACGAGGAGGACATCCCGCCGAGCCTGATCGACCGGATGATCGTCAAACGGGAGGACTTCCGCGGTGCCTTGAACGAGGTCGAACCCTCGGCGATGCGGGAAGTCCTCGTGGAGCTGCCGAAGATCTCCTGGGACGACGTCGGCGGCCTCCACGACGCCAAGGATCAGGTCCAGGAATCGGTCGAGTGGCCGCTCTCGAACCCCGAGCGGTTCGATCGGCTCGGCGTCGACCCGCCTGCCGGCGTCTTGCTGTACGGCCCGCCGGGCACCGGGAAGACGCTGATGGCGAAAGCCGTCGCCAACGAGACCAATGCCAACTTCATCTCGGTGCGTGGCCCGCAACTGCTCTCGAAGTGGGTCGGCGAATCGGAGAAAGCCATCCGCCAGACCTTCCGCAAGGCCCGCCAGGTCTCGCCGACGGTCATCTTCTTCGACGAACTCGACGCGCTCGCGCCCGGACGGGGCGGTGAGACCGGCTCGAACGTCTCCGAGCGGGTCGTCAACCAGCTGCTGACCGAACTCGACGGCCTCGAGGACATGGGCGACGTGATGGTCATCGGCGCGACCAACCGCCCGGACATGATCGACCCCGCACTGCTGCGCTCGGGCCGCTTCGACCGACTGGTCATGATCGGCCAGCCCGACGTCGACGGCCGCGAACGCATCCTCGAGATCCACACCCAGGACACGCCGCTGGCGGCCGACGTCACCCTGCGAGAGATCGCCGAGATCACGGACGGCTACGTCGGCAGCGACCTCGAGTCGATCGCCCGCGAGGCGGCCATCGAGGCGCTGCGCGAGGACGAGGAGGCCGACGTCGTCGAGATGCGACACTTCCGCCAGGCCATGGAGAACGTCCGGCCGACGATCACCGACGACATCCTCGACTACTACGAGCGGATCGAAGAGGAGTTCCGCGGCGGTGGCGGCGGCGGTCCCGACCCGACGGGGCGTCGCGGCAGCCGGATCGGCTTCCAGTAA
- a CDS encoding helix-turn-helix domain-containing protein codes for MGLIAEFQHNSPDMPLTDAVAAVPDVTLYIDRILVVDPDRPVVLCRVIGDEERFSAALADDPTVEMAETIDAGGDEDAMYRIRLRNPPLPIYRKYVELGTTPLGGIVTVDGWWARARFPDREALAEYRAFCTERGSDFKLERLTRESASDEPPFGLTREQYEALVEARDAGYFAVPRAASTEEVGDRLGISAPSASERLRRGIDRLLENAL; via the coding sequence ATGGGTCTCATCGCGGAGTTTCAACATAACTCGCCGGATATGCCGCTGACGGACGCCGTCGCGGCCGTTCCGGACGTAACGCTCTATATCGACCGAATCCTCGTCGTCGACCCCGATCGGCCGGTCGTCCTCTGTCGAGTCATCGGCGACGAGGAGCGGTTTTCGGCGGCGCTTGCGGACGACCCGACGGTCGAAATGGCCGAGACGATCGACGCGGGCGGGGACGAGGACGCGATGTACCGGATCAGACTCCGGAACCCGCCGCTGCCGATCTACCGAAAGTACGTCGAACTCGGGACGACGCCGCTGGGCGGGATCGTGACCGTCGACGGCTGGTGGGCACGCGCCCGATTCCCCGATCGGGAGGCACTCGCCGAATACCGGGCGTTCTGTACCGAGCGGGGCAGTGACTTCAAACTCGAGCGACTCACCCGTGAGTCGGCGAGCGACGAGCCGCCGTTCGGGCTCACTCGCGAGCAATACGAGGCCCTCGTCGAAGCCCGCGATGCGGGATACTTCGCCGTCCCGCGGGCGGCCTCCACCGAGGAGGTCGGCGATCGACTGGGTATCTCGGCACCGTCTGCCTCCGAGCGGCTCCGTCGCGGGATCGATCGATTGCTCGAGAACGCGCTGTGA
- a CDS encoding AAA family ATPase: MSSSEADGVTLSVRAAEKGDAGRGVARIPEQARRQLGVLSGDTVVIEGTATTVAKMWPADTSVPETAIQIDGDTRANAGVHVGDTVAVRAKDKSTITDADRVTLIAPPGLSDRQQRAAETDATKRLRNRPVRAGEQIRIEGIDQQPFRVTDTDPNGDVRITDETTVRIVDAGAGSGAVGSSDAGSDTAASGGSDTRSEGAASIPSDGATDRDEPGPSSGVTYEDIGGLDEELELVREMIELPLSEPELFRRLGVEPPSGVLLYGPPGTGKTLIARAVANEVDANFETISGPEIMSKYKGESEERLREVFETAEANAPTIIFFDEIDSIAGARDGEGDAENRIVGQLLTLMDGLDARGEVIVIGATNRVDTIDPALRRGGRFDREIQIGVPDEEGRREILEVHTRGMPLADDVDVDAIARRTHGFVGADLDAVASEAAMAAIRDRPTETDERRDWNRNPTVRKAHFDAALASVEPSAMREYVAESPTTDFDDVGGLEAAKQTLRESVEWPLTYDRLFEETNTNPPSGVLLYGPPGTGKTLLARALAGETDVNFVRVDGPEIVDRYVGESEKAIREVFERARQSAPSIVFFDEIDAITAARGEGHEVTERVVSQLLTELDGMRENPNLVVLAATNRKDQIDPALLRPGRLDTHVFVGEPDLEARKKILAVHAEGKPLADDVDIDDLAVELEGYTGADLEALVRDASMRAIREVASEYGPETANEKASEVRIDRRHLEAARDATDRP; this comes from the coding sequence ATGAGTTCGTCGGAAGCGGACGGCGTGACGCTGTCGGTTCGCGCCGCGGAGAAAGGCGACGCCGGCCGGGGTGTCGCTCGCATCCCCGAGCAGGCGCGGCGACAGCTCGGTGTTCTCAGCGGCGATACCGTCGTGATCGAGGGCACGGCAACGACGGTCGCCAAGATGTGGCCGGCCGACACCTCCGTCCCGGAGACCGCGATCCAGATCGACGGCGATACGCGCGCGAACGCTGGCGTCCACGTCGGCGATACGGTCGCCGTCCGGGCCAAGGACAAGTCGACGATCACCGACGCCGACCGCGTGACCCTCATCGCGCCGCCGGGACTTTCCGACCGCCAGCAGCGGGCCGCCGAAACCGACGCGACGAAGCGACTCCGGAACCGGCCGGTCCGTGCCGGGGAACAGATCCGGATCGAAGGGATCGACCAGCAACCGTTCAGAGTGACCGACACCGATCCGAACGGCGACGTGCGGATCACCGACGAGACGACGGTCCGGATCGTCGACGCCGGTGCGGGATCGGGTGCTGTCGGCTCGAGCGACGCCGGCTCCGATACCGCTGCCAGCGGCGGTTCGGATACCCGCAGCGAGGGGGCCGCGTCCATCCCGTCCGACGGCGCGACCGACCGCGACGAACCCGGGCCGAGTTCGGGCGTCACCTATGAGGACATCGGCGGCTTGGACGAGGAACTCGAGTTGGTTCGGGAGATGATCGAACTCCCGCTGTCGGAACCGGAGCTGTTCCGTCGTCTCGGCGTCGAGCCGCCATCGGGCGTTTTGCTGTACGGCCCGCCGGGCACCGGAAAGACCCTGATCGCACGGGCAGTTGCCAACGAGGTCGATGCCAACTTCGAGACGATCTCGGGGCCGGAGATCATGTCGAAGTACAAAGGCGAGAGCGAGGAACGGCTCCGAGAGGTGTTCGAAACCGCCGAGGCGAACGCACCGACGATAATTTTCTTCGACGAAATCGATTCTATCGCGGGCGCTCGAGACGGCGAGGGTGACGCCGAAAACCGTATCGTCGGCCAACTGCTGACGCTGATGGACGGTCTCGACGCCCGCGGCGAGGTCATCGTCATCGGCGCGACCAACCGCGTCGATACGATCGATCCCGCCCTCCGGCGCGGCGGTCGCTTCGACCGCGAGATTCAGATCGGCGTCCCCGACGAGGAGGGCCGTCGGGAGATCCTCGAGGTCCATACCCGCGGGATGCCACTCGCGGACGACGTCGATGTCGACGCGATCGCGCGACGGACCCACGGCTTCGTCGGGGCAGACCTGGACGCCGTCGCGAGCGAGGCCGCGATGGCGGCCATCCGCGACCGGCCGACCGAAACCGACGAGCGCCGCGACTGGAACCGGAACCCGACGGTGCGAAAGGCCCACTTCGACGCCGCGCTCGCGTCGGTCGAGCCCTCCGCGATGCGCGAGTACGTCGCCGAGTCGCCGACTACCGACTTCGACGACGTCGGCGGCCTCGAGGCGGCGAAACAGACACTCCGGGAGTCGGTCGAGTGGCCGCTGACCTACGACCGACTCTTCGAGGAGACCAATACGAACCCGCCGTCGGGCGTCTTGCTGTACGGGCCGCCCGGCACCGGCAAGACGTTGCTCGCCCGGGCGCTCGCGGGCGAGACCGACGTCAACTTCGTCCGCGTCGACGGGCCCGAGATCGTCGACCGCTACGTCGGCGAGAGCGAGAAGGCGATCCGCGAGGTCTTCGAGCGCGCTCGCCAGTCGGCACCCTCGATCGTCTTCTTCGACGAGATCGACGCGATCACCGCCGCCCGCGGCGAGGGCCACGAGGTCACCGAACGCGTCGTCTCACAGCTGCTGACCGAACTCGATGGAATGCGGGAGAACCCCAACCTCGTGGTGCTGGCCGCAACGAACCGCAAAGACCAGATCGACCCGGCACTGCTTCGACCCGGCCGGCTCGATACCCACGTCTTCGTCGGCGAACCGGACCTCGAGGCTCGGAAAAAGATCCTCGCGGTCCACGCCGAGGGCAAGCCGCTCGCCGACGACGTCGATATCGACGACCTAGCGGTCGAACTCGAGGGGTACACCGGTGCCGACCTCGAGGCGCTGGTCAGGGACGCCTCGATGCGAGCGATCCGGGAGGTCGCGAGCGAGTACGGGCCGGAAACAGCAAACGAGAAGGCTTCGGAGGTCCGAATCGACCGGCGGCACCTCGAGGCCGCGCGGGACGCGACCGACCGGCCCTAG
- a CDS encoding DUF5796 family protein, whose product MSARNNVAPSTIGVDLVDGGVVVEYHDGREVFYHGPPEPVEDAVTTPPGKEVHVLVTDPDGVEGVMTYVNDRNTHDDILESTGVGRVMLDRNDEEELFPGVTVATEAYSIRVEADPSVVDGRVFVFAEDEMSEHAYELVEEAD is encoded by the coding sequence ATGAGCGCGCGCAACAACGTCGCCCCCAGCACGATCGGCGTCGATCTCGTCGACGGCGGCGTCGTCGTCGAGTACCACGACGGTCGGGAGGTCTTCTACCACGGCCCGCCGGAACCGGTCGAAGACGCCGTGACGACCCCGCCCGGCAAGGAGGTCCACGTCCTCGTGACCGATCCCGACGGCGTCGAGGGCGTCATGACCTACGTCAACGACCGCAACACCCACGACGACATCCTCGAGTCGACCGGCGTCGGCCGCGTGATGCTCGATCGCAACGACGAAGAAGAGCTGTTCCCCGGCGTCACCGTCGCCACGGAGGCCTACTCGATCCGCGTCGAGGCGGACCCCTCGGTCGTCGACGGGCGGGTGTTCGTCTTCGCCGAGGACGAGATGAGCGAACACGCCTACGAACTCGTCGAGGAGGCCGACTGA
- a CDS encoding DUF7128 family protein, producing the protein MVVQTERDDATWYECETCGMLFDEQSAAADHEKHCDDSDPSYIQ; encoded by the coding sequence ATGGTCGTCCAGACCGAACGCGACGACGCCACCTGGTACGAGTGCGAGACCTGCGGGATGCTCTTCGACGAACAGTCGGCCGCGGCCGACCACGAGAAACACTGCGACGACAGCGATCCGTCCTACATCCAGTAG
- a CDS encoding DUF7508 domain-containing protein: MPLQKSWRDLDRDAVAAAPDRPGVYELGDGSGTVLAVDHGVLRDELKSALAYGDGDRVRWTEAHTLEQAAELAAEHRDRLE, from the coding sequence ATGCCGCTGCAGAAGTCCTGGCGCGACCTCGATCGCGACGCGGTCGCCGCCGCTCCCGATCGGCCCGGCGTCTACGAACTCGGCGACGGGTCGGGGACGGTACTGGCAGTCGACCACGGCGTCCTCCGGGACGAACTCAAGAGCGCGCTGGCCTACGGGGACGGCGACCGCGTCCGCTGGACCGAAGCCCACACGCTCGAGCAAGCCGCGGAACTCGCCGCCGAGCATCGCGACCGCCTCGAGTGA
- a CDS encoding ATP-binding protein, giving the protein MSFVLGRNADREDGPSCRLGVYRALDGSDGAALALDLDSPHAIALVGKRGYGKSHTMGVIAEGLARAHGLAPVVVDPMGAFATLASSADGEPVPATVVAEPTVAPASLDPRSWCTLLGLSPESAAGSLLWRAAQAESTIDGMRTHIESTDAARAARRAATNHLRLADSWDVFDADGLGARALAGPEITVVDVSGLSAAPMNAVCRGIAEALYRARVDAAIDQLPWLLLDEAHTFFDGVAAPALETILTRGRAPGVSLVAATQRPSALPDVGISQSDILVSHRLTAGDDLAALEAAQPTYVGGSLADADRLPEAPGEVLVIDDATETVHAGRVRERDTPHGGESPAASDVVVRPDCSSH; this is encoded by the coding sequence GTGAGCTTCGTACTCGGTCGCAATGCCGACCGCGAGGACGGCCCCAGCTGTCGGCTCGGTGTCTATCGGGCGCTCGACGGCAGCGACGGCGCAGCGCTCGCGCTCGATCTGGACTCTCCCCACGCGATCGCGCTCGTCGGCAAACGTGGCTACGGTAAGTCCCACACGATGGGTGTGATCGCGGAGGGGCTCGCACGGGCGCATGGACTCGCACCAGTCGTCGTCGATCCGATGGGAGCGTTCGCAACGCTCGCGTCGTCGGCGGACGGCGAACCGGTTCCGGCGACGGTCGTCGCGGAGCCGACGGTCGCGCCGGCGTCGCTCGACCCCAGGTCGTGGTGTACGCTGCTCGGCCTCTCGCCGGAAAGCGCCGCCGGAAGCCTCCTCTGGCGGGCCGCACAGGCAGAATCCACGATCGACGGCATGCGAACGCACATCGAGTCGACGGACGCGGCACGCGCCGCGCGACGCGCCGCGACGAACCACCTGCGGCTGGCCGACTCGTGGGACGTCTTCGACGCCGACGGGCTCGGCGCTCGAGCGCTCGCCGGTCCCGAAATAACGGTCGTCGACGTCTCCGGCCTCTCGGCCGCCCCGATGAACGCCGTCTGTCGCGGGATCGCCGAAGCGCTGTATCGCGCCCGCGTCGACGCCGCGATCGACCAGCTCCCCTGGCTCTTGCTCGACGAGGCCCACACCTTCTTCGACGGCGTGGCCGCACCCGCCCTCGAGACGATCCTGACCCGCGGCCGCGCGCCCGGCGTCAGCCTCGTGGCCGCGACACAGCGTCCGAGTGCGCTCCCCGATGTCGGGATCTCACAGTCCGACATCCTCGTCTCGCACCGGCTCACCGCGGGGGACGACTTGGCGGCGCTCGAGGCCGCCCAGCCGACCTACGTGGGCGGCTCGCTGGCCGACGCCGATCGACTGCCGGAGGCCCCCGGCGAGGTCCTCGTCATCGACGATGCTACGGAGACGGTCCACGCGGGACGGGTGCGGGAGCGAGACACGCCACACGGCGGCGAGAGCCCGGCTGCGAGCGACGTGGTCGTTCGTCCCGACTGTAGTAGCCACTGA